TATCGGGATAATTTTCCTCTAAATATGCAATAGATTCCGTGTCGAGATCCATTGCGATAACTTCAATATTTTTTTTAATTAAATATTTGGTCAGTACGCCCATGCCGGGACCTATTTCCAAAACGTTTTTATAGCCTTCAAGAGACAATGTATCGCCAATTTTTTCGGCAATAGTTTCGTCTTTTAGAAAGTGTTGGCCTAAGTGTTTTTTTGCGCGTACTTCTTTTCCCATCAGTGTTCGCTTACAATTTCAAGTTCTGTGCGGAATGCTACAAACTTGCCTTCAAAAGGTTTACTTTGTGCACGAAGTTCGGCAGCGTTTTCGGCATAATATTTTTGAAGTGTTTCCTTGCTGTCGGTTGTATATTGAACCGAATAGGTAATTCCGCCCATTTCTTCCTCAACCACTACCCGTGTCATCAAGGCTTTGCTGAATTTTCCGGTAGCGAGCATCGCTGGTATGTGTTCGGCCTTCATCCATTGCAGCCAACGCTCGTGAATGGTTTCTTCTATGTTTAAGGTTACGTTGTAGATGTACATGTTTTTTTAAATTCCAATTTTCAAGTACCAAATTCCAAAATCATTTAATCTAAATACAAATTCCTATTTGGAATTTGGGATTTGAAATTTGGTGCTTTTTTAATTTATAGCATCCCCCCGCAAGGCACGGTACTTCTTCCGTGAATCCACAAAATAAATACTGTCCGCAAAGTTGAAAATGATCGCTTCGTATTGTGCTTTTGCCTTATCGGGTTGGTCTAATTTTTCTTCATAGATTTTTGCGAGGCGGTAATGGGCATCATCGGCCAAAATATCTTCATTATAAAATTCTATGATTTTTATGTAGTTAGATTCGGCTTTATTATACTGGCCAGTTTTCTCGTAAATCATTCCTTGTTTTAATAAAGCCTCGTCCTCTATTTTTTCGCCTTTGTGGTTTGTTAAAATATCTTCCAACGCATTAATAGCTTCTGAGTTTCTATCTTGAAAAGCTAATAGATCTGCTCGGGCATATTTTTTCAGAGCTGTTTGGGTAGAGTCTTCCAATGAGTTGTCGCGAATCAACAAACTAAGCTGCATGGCATCGTTCGCCATTAATTGCGATGTAGATTTTTTCAGCACGTCCAGCTGTACTTGCGCCCATTCAAAATCACCTTTAAAATAACTGGTTCGGGCTACTTTAAATCGCGCTTCCTGGGCAAGGACGTCGCTTTGTACTTTTTTCTGGATTTGGGAATAATAGATGAGTGCTTCATTGAATTTTTCATCAAAGACCAAAATATCTGCCAGCTCCATTTTTACCCGGGCTTCTTGATAGGAAGTTAAATTTTGTTTGGCTAAATTCTTCAGGTTTTCTATGGCGACTTCTTTTTTATTGTTTTGAAAGGCCAAAAAATGATTGTAGTCTATTTGCAGCAAATAGGTCTCGCGGTTTCGTCCAAATTCATCCAAAAGGCTTTCAAACTTTTTTTCAACTTCAGCATATTGTTTGGGAGTGGCGGTTTTTACTTCCATCTTCATCAAAATTTGATTGCCCTGAAGCTTGTTTTGGGGAGTGAATGAATTCTCAATTATGTAATTTACTATTTCTCTTCCCACTTCATAATCTTCATCGGCAATAGCAATGTAGGCAAGTTCCGTAATTCCACCAAGGTCTTCGCCTATACGTTTATAAATAGCTTTTTCTTGTATAAATGCTTTTTTATATTCTTTTTGTTGAATAAACAACCAACTGAGCAATTCGTTATATAGAAGGTCGGGATTTTGCTGTGACCGCTGTAATAGTGCTTTTTTGAGTTGCAAATTTGCCTCGTTGTCGGGGTCTTCATTTATGTAAAGGCTAAAATAGCGCTGTGCGGAACCTTTAAATGCCTGGTTCTTTTCCACCAGGCCCAAATAGCGGTCAAACATTTTTTCAAGTTTTCCCTGTTCGCCATAGATCTGCGCGAGTTGCATGTTGAAATCCAATTTATCGCTAAGCGCCATTGCTTTTTCATAAGCAGCTACAGCTTCGTCCAAAAGGCTGTATTTTTCAAAAGTATTGCCGATACTGTAGGAATAATTAGGGTTTAAGTCAATGGACTCTATTGCTTTGTTATAATTTTGAGCCGCTATTTCTGGTTTATTTTGAAGTGAATAGTTATAGCCCAATTCTATATACAGCTGCGGAAAATTTTTGCCGTTGCCCAATTTTTCTTTTATGAGACGTTCCGCCTCGGAATAATTTTCAAGTTGTTGGTTGCTTTGTACAACGCCCATAAAAAAGTCTAGCCTGTATGGGTTTTCTTTGTTCAGCTTTTCATAAATGCGCAAAGATTTTTCAAACTGACCTTGTTCAAAATAATTTTTTGCCAATGCATCGCTTTGTGAAAAGCTTGCCATGGCATTAAAAAAGAAGAGTATTAAAAAAATAGTACGCATGCCGTAAATATAAGCAAATGACCCGATGCTATAAAGTTCTTTGGGAATTTATCAAAAACAAGGCCGCAACACTTACTTACCGTCTTTGATTTTAAATTTTTTCAATAAAAAAGGGACCGCTATTAGGCAGGTCCCCTCTTTTCAACATTAAACAACCTCCTCTTATTGTTTAATGATTCTGTATATACTGGATTGTCCATCAATATTTACCTTCATCAAGTATATTCCTGCTGTAATTGATGAAATGTTGATTGACGGGTTGTTTTGCTGCGGAGAAGTTTCAAGAACCTTTTGCCCTAACAATGAATAAATTTTAACATTATCAATAGTTTGGGTAGCCGATAAGTTTAGAATTTCATGTGCTGGATTTGGATAAAAGGCAAATCCTAAAAAATTGTTTTCTTCTGTTGAAGCTGTAGCGTTTTGTGCATCAAAATAAAGCCCATATCCAAACGAACCGCCTGCACTAGTACCTGCAAAAGCCATACATGGGTTGTCGTCAGGGGTTTCTGCCACAGCAGAGGCAAATCCATCAAATACATCTACGTCGCTATCGTTCACTGCTTCAAAAGGGCCAAAGGAAGTGCCATCATATCTATGTGAGCGGTTTACATCATTGTCAGAATTATCGATAATATCACGTACATAAGAAGTTTCCATGATTTCACTATTGTTCACTTTCTGCATCCAAGAATCTATGTGTGCAATGTTATATCCTGCAGAGGTGGTTACATAACCTGTGGGTGCATAGGCCGCTCCATTTTCCCGGCGGTATGCTTGGCCGTCAAACTTATCGGTACTTCCCGCTGCCCGCGAAGATGCAATTATCAACACCTCATCGCTGGCTATCCCTTTTCGAGCAGCACATATGGTTGGGTTTAGTGATTCTATGCTAGCGCCATCAGTAACGGTTTCGTTACTACCCCATGAGGCTGGATCATTATAGTCGGTATTTACATTGGCTCGTATACTTCTAGAATTAAAGCCTATAAAGGTAGTGTAGCAGCCGCCAAGGTAACCATATGCGAATTCAACTTGCTCTCCAACAATTCCGAGCGAGTTTTCGTCGGCCCAGTCAAACCCGAAACTACCCGACGTACTTCTGGCCGAATATATATTATGGTCAGATTTTTCATAAGTAGCAAAACTTCTTTGTGTCCCTACACCTGGGTAGTTGGTGCCAACTCCAAAATCCACTACATCGCTAGCTATCACTTGTGCGTCAAACACGCCAGTATTTGTGTCCCATCTCCATGCTTGGAAATTTTTACTTTCTGTTACCAAATAAGCTATAAGGTAGCTATCATCATAAGTTATAAGTTGCATTTTTCGCATAGGGGCGGTCACGCCAACTTTTTTCCACTCATCAAAGGATAGTCCACCATCTTGGGAACGATAAATAAATATGGAATCGAAAGTTCCTCCAAATTCAATTAGGTTCTCATAGATGCCAATATAGATATTGTCAGAAATCCTGTCTTTATCCATATCTACACCATCTACATAATCATCACGTAATAGTTGGTCATTGCCCCATTCAGGGATTAATCCTTCCCCATCGCGTTCCAAAATTTTACTCGGGACAAATGCACCATTAATAGGTAAATTTTCCACGGTTTCTGGCAACCTATTAGTAACAATTGGCTTGTACAGTGCAGCTACGTTGGGGTCAATGGCTTGCCATGCATTTTTAATGGCAAGTCTATTTGCATTAATTTCTGACGCAGTGCCGTTTTCTTCAAGATTTTTGGCTTGTTGGTAAAGAGCCTGAAGTTCTGGCGTTCTGTTTGGGACGATAGTATTCCCGATTAAATCTGTTTGTGCTATGCCTGTGATGATACAAAGTGAGCACATTAAAAAGGTAATTGCATTTTTCATGATTACTTGTTTTAATTAATACTTGTCTATTCACTTTATAATCGAGGAGTTTACTAATGAGTAAGTAATAAACTTAGGCAAATCTAAGCCAGGGTCATTTATTGGGTTATAATTATTGTACCAAATTCTATAACAAATGTAACATGTATAAAAAAGCCGAAAACACAGGTGTTTTCGGCTTAAATAAAATTATTGAAAGAAGGTCTTTAGCCTAATTTTTCTAGATTTAGCTCTTCAATAGCGTCCCAGGTTTCATCTAAATCCATATTGGCGCCTTTGGCTTCCAGATAAAAACGGTTGCTTTCCATGAGTTGGATTTTACTTCTGTTGTTGCCAGTGCGATATTCCTCAATGGCTTTTGCCCCATTCTTAGTGACAGTTCTTCGGAAACCGTTTTCATCTTCTTCTTCAAAATCTTGCGACATTACCATTCTAACTCCTGCTGTTGCAGCTGCGCCCACTTGGCCAGCGCCATCAATTATACTGATTGAGAATTTCTTTGATTTGTCTTCATTTGCATAAACGGCTTCAATTGAAGATATATTCATCATGCCCGCTTGGCCCGCCTTGTAGCTTATGCGCTTCAATCCCTCCACTTCTTCCGGAAGCCAAGATTTTAATTCTTCATTGGTTAACGGTGTAGTTGCCTGTAATTCTTTAATATCTTCCTGCATATTGGTCATTTCCTGAACTGCGTTGGTAGAATTGGAAACAGCGTCTTTGGTTTCCTTAATTTTTTTGCTTACAGGGTTGTCCTTACAGCTCATAAAAACCGAACAGACTACTAAGGCAAGTACATACTTTTTCATAATTGAAAATTTTAGTTAGTAAATAATTTTGTTGAATTATAGCACTAATATAATCAATATCAGAAAAATAAGCAGTGTTTAAAAAGAAGAAGATATTGTGAGGATTATATTTCCGCGGCCACTTTTTCTAGTTCTGAATACCAATTTTCACCAAACTTTCGGATAAGGGCGGTTTTTACGAATTTGTAAACGGGTACTTTAAGTTCCTTGCCTAAAGTGCATGCATCATCACATATGGGCCAGCGATGATAGTTTACGGCGGCAAATTCACTGTAGTCCTGAACGCGAACAGGGTAGAGGTGACAAGATATTGGTTTTCTGAAATCAATTGCACCCGCATTAAATGCATCTTCAATGCCGCAGCTGGCAATACCTCTGTCTGTAAAAGTAACATAAGCGCATTCTTTACCATCAACCAAAGGTGTTTCCAATTCGTCAAGATCTGTTTTGATGTGTGCGCCTTGTTGTTCAATGGCGGCAATCCCTTCTGGTCGAAGAAAAGGTTTCACTTTGGGGTATATTTCCTGAAGAATTGCTACTTCTTCTTCAGTGACAGGAGCCCCCGCTTCGCCTTCAATACAACACGCTCCCTTACAGGCATTGAGGTTGCAAACAAAATCTTTTTTGATAATGTCTTCAGAAACGATTGTTTTTCCCAGTTGAAACATGCGGCAAATATAGCGTGTTTGCGTATTTTATTTGGTTTAAATTATACTTTTATTAACGATAATGAAGGGTATTTCATCAAATTTAATTGCCTAATTTTGCGCCCTTAAATAAAAGCTATGGTTTTAAATTTTAAGGAGATAGTTACGGCCACGATGGTTCTTTTTGCAGTTATTGATATAATAGGTAATATTCCTATTATAATTGGGCTACGCGAAAAAGCTGGTCATATAAACTCGGGCAAAGCCTCTGTAATTGCAGCCATAGTGATGATTGTTTTTCTCTTTTTGGGAGAAAGCATTTTAAAATTGATTGGCGTTAACGTAAATGAATTTGCAGTAGCGGGCGCACTTATACTTTTCTTTATTGCCCTAGAAATGATTCTCGGCGTCACACTTTTTAAGGAAGAAGACACCAGTCCAGATTTGGCCTCTATATTTCCATTGGCCTTTCCGCTATTGGCGGGCCCCGGAAGTTTGACCACGCTGCTTTCTTTGCGTGCAGAATATGCCATTCAAAATATAATTGTAGCAATTTTGGTAAATATCGTTATCATTTTTGTGGTGCTGAAAACATCTGGAAGATTACAACGTTTTTTAGGAAAGAACGGAATTGCAGTGATTCAAAAAATATTTGGTGTAATTTTGCTGGCGATTGCTGTGAAGCTTTTTACCTCAAATATCCAAGAATTGTTTAATTAATTTATAATGAAGATATTTATTTCCATATTGATCGCCTTGGCCACAGGATTGGTGATTTTTAACGCCACTAAACTAGATTTCGACAATTTATTTGAAGGCGACAGTGCCGTGGCTACCATCAGTATTCTGGCAGGACTTTGTGCAATTTTAATGCTAAGTATATTGTTGGTTTCCAAAACCATCGCTAGCCGTACTAAAAAGTAGACCGTTAATTTTTTTCCAAATGGTTGCTGGCCTCCAGTTCCAGAACTTTTAGAAGCATTGGGTCATTTTCGTTAAGAATAATTTCGTACTCATTTGGGCCAAAAAGCTGCTGTGCAATGTTTGCCTTGAGTGTTCTTTTCAAATCTTCGGTGTAATTTGATAAGTCTATTTGCGCCTCGTTGAATTTTGCGTACTCAATAAATTCTTTTGAAAGCTTCTCGTCCACGATAAAATTTTTTCTGAAATCGTCAAATTTTATTCCTTTAAACATATCTCGGTTTTTTTCGAGATACTCAAAGATGAAATAGCTCATAAACCCGCTTCTAGAAACATATTGAAGGGTTTCATTTTCCACGCTTGTGTCTTTTGGGACAAAAACGTCTGGTATAATTCCGCCGCCGCCATACACTACCTTTCCTTTTGGGGTTTTATATTTTAAAGAATCGGCCACTTTTATACTATCAGCGTGAATTAATTCACCATTTCGGTACCTTTTTTCATAATCGCTATAATAGGTTTCATTTCCATTTCCGTACGGACGCTGTATGGAACGGCCCGTGGGTGTATAGTAGCGTGCAATGGTTAAACGTACCGCACTGCCATCGCCTAGGGACATTTCACGCTGTACAAGTCCTTTCCCGAAGGAGCGGCGGCCAATAATGGTTCCCTTGTCGTTATCCTGTAACGCGCCTGCTACAATTTCACTGGCAGAGGCTGAATTTTCATTGATTAGAACATACAATTTTCCGTGTTCAAAATCACCACGGCGGGTGGCGTAGGTTTTGTTTATATCGCCACTTTTGTTTTTTGTGATGAGGACTAATTTGTCATCTTCCAAAAATTCATCTACCACACGTTCCGCTGTTGAAATGTATCCGCCTGGATTGTTGCGGAGGTCCAGAACCAATTTTTTGATGCCTTGGTCTTTAAGTTTGTCTAGTGCAGTTTCAAATTCCTTAAAAGTTGTTTCAGAAAAACGGTTTATTTTTATGTAGCCCAGATCTTCATCTAATTTATAGGAAGCATCCACGCTCACAAGAGGCACTTGTTTTCTTCTTACTTTTAATTCCAAAACTTTCTTTTGACTAGGACGGTAAACATCTAAGGATACTTTGCTGTTTATTTCGCCTTTTAAGTAATTGGAAATGCTATCGCGATTGACCAACTCGCCAAAAAGTTTTTTGCCATCGGCATATAAAATTCTGTCACCCCCTTTTATACCTGCCTTTTCTGCGGGTCCTCCTTCAATGGAGCGAATAACGGCAATAGTATCTTTATAAATGTAAAAACTTACGCCGATGCCCGTAAAGGCACCGCGCATATCATCAGCGTTGTGCTGGTATTCGCTTTTTGGAATATATACGGAGTGCGGATCGAGGTTTTCAAGGATTCCGTTTACGGTAACATCAACAATACTATCGGTATTTACATTGTCAACATATTCATAATCTATATAGTCAATAAGACGGTTGAGCTTATCTTTTTTGGAATTTGTTGCAAATATTTTTTCAGTATTGTCATTAAAATTGAGTTTCGACCCAATAAAAACACCTGCGGCAAGCGCCAGTCCAATCCACAAAGGCAAGTATTTTTTATAATTTCCCATTATTCTATATCCAAATCTGAAATGTGCTGTATGCTAACTCCTGCTTTTTCCAAAAAAGCAATCCCAGAGTTGTCTTTATAT
The Aequorivita iocasae genome window above contains:
- a CDS encoding T9SS type A sorting domain-containing protein, whose amino-acid sequence is MKNAITFLMCSLCIITGIAQTDLIGNTIVPNRTPELQALYQQAKNLEENGTASEINANRLAIKNAWQAIDPNVAALYKPIVTNRLPETVENLPINGAFVPSKILERDGEGLIPEWGNDQLLRDDYVDGVDMDKDRISDNIYIGIYENLIEFGGTFDSIFIYRSQDGGLSFDEWKKVGVTAPMRKMQLITYDDSYLIAYLVTESKNFQAWRWDTNTGVFDAQVIASDVVDFGVGTNYPGVGTQRSFATYEKSDHNIYSARSTSGSFGFDWADENSLGIVGEQVEFAYGYLGGCYTTFIGFNSRSIRANVNTDYNDPASWGSNETVTDGASIESLNPTICAARKGIASDEVLIIASSRAAGSTDKFDGQAYRRENGAAYAPTGYVTTSAGYNIAHIDSWMQKVNNSEIMETSYVRDIIDNSDNDVNRSHRYDGTSFGPFEAVNDSDVDVFDGFASAVAETPDDNPCMAFAGTSAGGSFGYGLYFDAQNATASTEENNFLGFAFYPNPAHEILNLSATQTIDNVKIYSLLGQKVLETSPQQNNPSINISSITAGIYLMKVNIDGQSSIYRIIKQ
- a CDS encoding tetratricopeptide repeat protein — translated: MRTIFLILFFFNAMASFSQSDALAKNYFEQGQFEKSLRIYEKLNKENPYRLDFFMGVVQSNQQLENYSEAERLIKEKLGNGKNFPQLYIELGYNYSLQNKPEIAAQNYNKAIESIDLNPNYSYSIGNTFEKYSLLDEAVAAYEKAMALSDKLDFNMQLAQIYGEQGKLEKMFDRYLGLVEKNQAFKGSAQRYFSLYINEDPDNEANLQLKKALLQRSQQNPDLLYNELLSWLFIQQKEYKKAFIQEKAIYKRIGEDLGGITELAYIAIADEDYEVGREIVNYIIENSFTPQNKLQGNQILMKMEVKTATPKQYAEVEKKFESLLDEFGRNRETYLLQIDYNHFLAFQNNKKEVAIENLKNLAKQNLTSYQEARVKMELADILVFDEKFNEALIYYSQIQKKVQSDVLAQEARFKVARTSYFKGDFEWAQVQLDVLKKSTSQLMANDAMQLSLLIRDNSLEDSTQTALKKYARADLLAFQDRNSEAINALEDILTNHKGEKIEDEALLKQGMIYEKTGQYNKAESNYIKIIEFYNEDILADDAHYRLAKIYEEKLDQPDKAKAQYEAIIFNFADSIYFVDSRKKYRALRGDAIN
- a CDS encoding MarC family protein translates to MVLNFKEIVTATMVLFAVIDIIGNIPIIIGLREKAGHINSGKASVIAAIVMIVFLFLGESILKLIGVNVNEFAVAGALILFFIALEMILGVTLFKEEDTSPDLASIFPLAFPLLAGPGSLTTLLSLRAEYAIQNIIVAILVNIVIIFVVLKTSGRLQRFLGKNGIAVIQKIFGVILLAIAVKLFTSNIQELFN
- a CDS encoding DUF3109 family protein, translated to MFQLGKTIVSEDIIKKDFVCNLNACKGACCIEGEAGAPVTEEEVAILQEIYPKVKPFLRPEGIAAIEQQGAHIKTDLDELETPLVDGKECAYVTFTDRGIASCGIEDAFNAGAIDFRKPISCHLYPVRVQDYSEFAAVNYHRWPICDDACTLGKELKVPVYKFVKTALIRKFGENWYSELEKVAAEI
- a CDS encoding S41 family peptidase, which produces MGNYKKYLPLWIGLALAAGVFIGSKLNFNDNTEKIFATNSKKDKLNRLIDYIDYEYVDNVNTDSIVDVTVNGILENLDPHSVYIPKSEYQHNADDMRGAFTGIGVSFYIYKDTIAVIRSIEGGPAEKAGIKGGDRILYADGKKLFGELVNRDSISNYLKGEINSKVSLDVYRPSQKKVLELKVRRKQVPLVSVDASYKLDEDLGYIKINRFSETTFKEFETALDKLKDQGIKKLVLDLRNNPGGYISTAERVVDEFLEDDKLVLITKNKSGDINKTYATRRGDFEHGKLYVLINENSASASEIVAGALQDNDKGTIIGRRSFGKGLVQREMSLGDGSAVRLTIARYYTPTGRSIQRPYGNGNETYYSDYEKRYRNGELIHADSIKVADSLKYKTPKGKVVYGGGGIIPDVFVPKDTSVENETLQYVSRSGFMSYFIFEYLEKNRDMFKGIKFDDFRKNFIVDEKLSKEFIEYAKFNEAQIDLSNYTEDLKRTLKANIAQQLFGPNEYEIILNENDPMLLKVLELEASNHLEKN
- a CDS encoding DUF4286 family protein; this translates as MYIYNVTLNIEETIHERWLQWMKAEHIPAMLATGKFSKALMTRVVVEEEMGGITYSVQYTTDSKETLQKYYAENAAELRAQSKPFEGKFVAFRTELEIVSEH